The Triticum aestivum cultivar Chinese Spring chromosome 7B, IWGSC CS RefSeq v2.1, whole genome shotgun sequence genome window below encodes:
- the LOC123161415 gene encoding uncharacterized protein, whose product MLDRSPVLETLCLEGNLFTLRLRLVSQSLRCVPIIGSFLEEIFVVNAPLLERLINLEGLTPEAGCTKVKIGHAPKLQLLAYLQLDTRNHVLEVGNTIIKAGTRVSPRTMVTSVTVLALEVRFGVRNDAKMIPSVLGCFPNVETLYIKSGQPDQSTGKLNQKFWHDSGAIECIRSRIKRLIFHDFQGGRSELAFLKYFVESALMLKQVVILLSAGSTLAAEEVHSKMANVKRAGEISLMLVTGYSDLEGRYKRGSEFSLGELFSLMKFPWAK is encoded by the exons ATGCTCGACAGGAGCCCGGTGCTAGAGACGCTCTGCCTCGAAGGGAACCTGTTCACGCTCCGGCTGCGCCTTGTCAGCCAAAGCCTCCGGTGCGTGCCGATCATCGGGTCCTTCTTGGAGGAGATCTTCGTGGTGAACGCCCCGCTCCTTGAGCGCCTCATCAATTTGGAAGGTTTGACCCCTGAGGCCGGCTGCACCAAGGTCAAGATTGGCCATGCCCCCAAGCTGCAATTGTTGGCATACCTGCAGTTGGACACGCGGAATCACGTCCTGGAGGTCGGCAACACAATCATCAAG GCTGGTACAAGGGTGAGCCCAAGAACCATGGTGACAAGTGTGACAGTCCTGGCTTTGGAGGTGCGTTTCGGAGTGCGCAATGATGCCAAGATGATTCCCAGTGTCCTCGGATGCTTTCCTAATGTCGAGACGCTGTACATCAAG TCTGGACAGCCTGATCAATCCACTGGCAAGCTCAACCAAAAGTTCTGGCACGACTCTGGTGCCATAGAATGCATCCGTTCGCGCATCAAGCGGCTGATTTTCCATGATTTCCAAGGGGGTCGAAGTGAGCTCGCCTTCCTCAAATACTTCGTCGAGAGTGCGTTGATGCTCAAGCAGGTGGTGATCCTGTTGTCCGCTGGCTCCACTTTGGCGGCGGAGGAGGTGCATTCCAAAATGGCGAATGTGAAACGGGCAGGTGAAATCTCCTTAATGCTGGTCACTGGCTATTCTGATCTTGAAGGACGTTACAAGAGAGGGTCTGAATTTTCTCTTGGCGAGCTTTTTTCCCTTATGAAATTTCCTTGGGCAAAGTAA
- the LOC123156219 gene encoding GDSL esterase/lipase At1g28640-like translates to MAMIGGTARDYSGTSMFTGYGVHLDGSMDSQMEALRRLLPCICGTRQSCKEYLAKSLFVFQLGENGYNIQLVNGSTLHEARKSIPSIVNTITSGVEKLITLGAVDIMVSNVAPMGCYPLYLNFFESSDKGDYDEYGCLRNHNALFDRHNSFLKNGLRKLQKKHQHTRIMHADLASQIYQMVQDPKKFGFVIGTILMGCCGKANAPNGFDLLAMCGMDGSSVCHDPGSHLTWDGMHLSDAANKHIAEGWLSGTYCRPPILW, encoded by the exons ATGGCCATGATCGGCGGCACCGCGCGCGACTACAGCGGCACCAGCATGTTCACCGGCTACGGCGTGCACCTCGACGGCTCCATGGACAGCCAGATGGAGGCTCTCCGCCGACTACTGCCTTGCATCTGCGGGACACGGCaga gttgcaAGGAGTATTTGGCCAAGTCCCTGTTTGTGTTTCAGCTGGGGGAGAACGGCTACAACATCCAGCTGGTGAATGGGTCCACGCTACACGAGGCAAGAAAGAGCATACCCAGCATAGTCAACACCATCACATCCGGCGTAGAG AAATTAATCACTCTCGGCGCAGTTGACATCATGGTGTCGAATGTTGCTCCGATGGGGTGCTACCCGCTATACCTGAACTTCTTCGAGAGCTCCGACAAGGGTGACTACGACGAGTACGGGTGCCTGAGAAACCACAACGCCTTGTTTGATAGGCACAACTCTTTCCTCAAGAACGGGCTCAGAAAGCTTCAAAAGAAGCATCAACACACAAGGATCATGCATGCCGACCTCGCGAGCCAGATCTACCAAATGGTACAGGATCCCAAAAAGTTTG GCTTTGTGATTGGGACCATACTTATGGGATGTTGCGGAAAGGCCAATGCGCCAAATGGATTTGATCTGCTCGCAATGTGTGGGATGGATGGCTCCAGCGTCTGCCATGACCCGGGGAGCCACCTAACCTGGGACGGTATGCACCTTAGCGACGCTGCCAACAAACATATCGCCGAGGGTTGGCTAAGTGGCACGTACTGCCGCCCACCGATTCTGTGGTGA